A single Cyclopterus lumpus isolate fCycLum1 chromosome 3, fCycLum1.pri, whole genome shotgun sequence DNA region contains:
- the map1aa gene encoding microtubule-associated protein 1A yields MVLTPDAVVMEMEKLSSGGTVTMEIPVAAERAEPEESVQHHGQQHRKHRMLVAIGEISTGHHLDAAKEQITQGLRSWSIDPTVCDLNTELQLFKARHTAQFSSQVKGQRILQYQSDVLETVVLVNPSEETAASEIRSLITDSAGNKLLILSGQSSEQGGDILLQAGAFTWQHFSDIVSNPQVIEILSKASSEKPSRLTVSCQGDGGWSSLGQSQEQQSFQSFLEYRLNPEPHLPEMDGVTEFTEYVSETVDVPSSFDLLEPPTSGGFLKLSKPCCYIFPGGRGDSALFAVNGFNILVDGGSDRKSCFWKLVRHLDRIDSVLLTHIGADNLPGINGLFQRKIAEQEEVRNQGSGSSSLISPELGIVFFNIPEKLRMPESTMKVKRSIEEASLTLQYLNKLGITPEPLHRVVSNTIEPITLFHKLGVGKLDMYVLNPVKESKEMQFLMQKWAGNSKAKTGITMANGKEGEISVPYLTSVTALIVWIPHRPTEKIVRVLFPGNAPQNKIFEGLEKLKHLDFLRYPVATQKEMSSGAPPPIIKTTKMRSRTDSKESLKSSPKPHSKTTKKEAGGQEEESKSEITKENKVEKKEEKKFKSLKATKQQKNIEVAPVAAKTEKKKIPKEKSAKNEKVSKMDEKKDKEKKEIKKEKREVKKDDNIRKEEKKESKAREDKKKDPSKPELRKITKPDLKPLTPEVRKTLHKAKTQAKPKTDKNKAVKEEALEKKPVPKNIPEEIAAAALADRSIVSSPEDLTEDFEALKQEERSKVKTEPIQNDVMFGQSLHTETKVPSLVFNDEKVTSPATDAKSASPKTPVEPIKDDKDKDAALRVAAAEKREPSDDFDKKYEEEKMEKYDKYLAKDDVRDRSKKSESSEEEGDVIEKADLEGTEDDEFLKYKTEEAKREKTGKEWDDKPADPKPPSTTAPCGQAAASASEQFSFIQDETIPGYSETEQTISDEEIHEEPEDRIPQLHYDVGSYEVSVPDVPGTFDSMHGIKEMKCPGLSDVKPRAFMGGHEHELAHYPTILAAPLAEEEHISSATSITEYDKLSSFATSVAEDQSIASVTAPQTEEAGKNSLMLDTINSIPSRAEAGQGKDYLHSAGTISPTSSLEDDKGFKSPSSDEYQPNIPELEGDAKIKSVHEEDEDEEDEDEDQTPNVDIPLGKLQEGYEQAAFMMLQEKQKSPSATFSPPPLFSTLQYSPTQAVKENQSLFSSEGFKTDIKPISPPSPFSPKLEEFHFRQESEERCLSPDDSTMKLASPTQSVPTSSGYSPTEEKPFKIEDKDEADKSANVSDSTAFICDKTASEESEESSEDNEEEDDSYTKKDLQPTVKAKLMEAKEGCFLDDDFASEAKSAKIETEVKSSDKTEVFSSTEKPQSEEIYSDEDEQDDDFQSGEGSHKPFSTEQSKVDSEKESAEEIDAALKEQDKSVHFSLYNYPEKESKEKALYIRQDTPYVHGKTFSYSDIYGSVDSDSYRQESFDKVEKDSAKDEVDSQKLEPPLAPVTTMDKMSEKEGSTVSYGKESSASPWLDSKSTSATPPFEDVQKEEAFGYDTGSRFPSVADRPEASSTSLSPERDDSFKSQTDGTKPQKYSSMTPFDDITAGYGEKGGCLEVDMRKLTARDEEDYDDDVVDEDDDDEEDEDEEEDEDDDGVAVDSDMEKGAKEKSEKEVKSPISEMFCSKRPEFMAGYGQGMPSSSSSLAKTEHEAKTDSSSLAGKPTDLGATAFSGYSSGFEYSYGSGEKDLFLSNQTTDKGKEDFTLKSTEDSYYQNQKADADSEKQKTPDLLSKSSLDTSFQYTTTAAPGYSSSSAYSYSSSTSGSLSTSRQFGEELGTSAEPLFEYSSFKDEHSLVMDPSFSGGAKDDYLEVSEKQIAATTAAESTSSLARFSPQSPFEEVKSFPSLSSTAFADDKKEHTTLLGGVTDKGPQSDCFYKPEWSERSKLDTAVGYGASAGPFAQHSDISKDKEASSAALFGVTSSPRPDIEGKHYFEETDSSEEEDEEAYMREMTRRSPSGGLAGSLSFSDKPVAPAACEKTEGGLPNVLGSYMPSPLQANKQDTINGPTEVNASAASIPAGAAAGAAAGGLSSGPPKEEPREGAAYRSSFEWEMSKTQIGMVPGDSPPHYRHDDEFEEECEMEPEHPARPLSLSSTDQPFRSPFYAEECSRGGQDDDDDDDSDPDLAGDVPMGATSSYASRSSPGYSSSESRQPKQDLSPSFINPCMRQLSSDEDDEERERRSDQSQEADGHDLSAKTRAHKLPHHPSGSLQLAGGMSAGLVLATEDTPPTSVSESLGSQSDSDVPPGTEEYPSATGEGNMDSDEDADYMPIDKLSATGGGSHHSSKRSNDPPPAPLMDPYPQPPRPDVCMVDPDALDNGIVKKEPKAKGLKKTSGKTKSASPARRKRSPMPVKQMPSPRSASLKKKEADKSSRMSRMSDGQGSKDDDLSRSSYNPGKTLTNGVKSSSGSQKTGSAVAPGLPIYVDLAYIPNHCNAKNVDQEFFKRVRSAYYVVSGNDAASGEPGRGVLDALLDGKAQWGSNLQVTLIPTHDTEVTRDWYQQTHERQQELNIMVLASSSTVVMQDESFPACKIEF; encoded by the exons GTCAACGGATTCTCCAGTATCAGAGTGATGTCCTCGAGACAGTGGTGCTGGTGAACCCATCCGAGGAGACTGCTGCCTCCGAG ATTCGCTCTCTAATCACTGACTCTGCCGGGAATAAGTTGCTGATACTGAGCGGCCAGAGCTCCGAGCAGGGAGGCGACATCCTACTGCAAGCTGGAGCCTTCACCTGGCAGCACTTCTCCGACATCGTCTCCAACCCTCAA GTGATTGAAATCCTGTCCAAGGCCTCTTCAGAGAAGCCATCCAGGCTCACAGTTTCCTGTCAGGGAGACGGGGGCTGGAGCTCCCTTGGCCAAAGCCAGGAGCAGCAGTCATTTCAAAGTTTTCTGGAATACCGCCTGAATCCCGAACCTCACCTGCCTGAGATGGACGGAGTCACGGAGTTCACTGAGTACGTCTCGGAGACGGTCGATGTGCCGTCGTCCTTTGACCTCCTGGAGCCCCCGACCTCTGGAGGTTTTCTGAAGCTGTCCAAACCCTGCTGCTACATCTTCCCCGGCGGCCGGGGGGACTCCGCTCTGTTCGCCGTCAACGGATTCAACATCCTGGTGGATGGAGGGTCCGATCGGAAGTCTTGCTTTTGGAAGCTGGTTCGCCACCTGGACAGGATCGACTCCGTTCTGCTCACCCACATCGGTGCAGACAACCTCCCAGGCATCAATGGGTTGTTCCAGAGGAAGATTGCGGAGCAAGAAGAGGTGCGCAACCAAGGAAGTGGATCCAGTAGCCTGATCTCTCCTGAGCTCGggattgtgttttttaacatcCCAGAGAAGCTTCGAATGCCTGAGTCCACGATGAAAGTGAAGCGCAGCATTGAGGAAGCTTCTCTTACCTTGCAGTACCTCAACAAGCTCGGTATCACACCGGAGCCTCTTCACAGGGTGGTCAGCAACACTATTGAACCCATTACACTATTCCACAAACTTGGTGTGGGAAAGTTAGACATGTACGTCTTAAACCCTGTAAAGGAGAGCAAAGAGATGCAGTTTCTAATGCAGAAATGGGCTGGGAACAGCAAAGCCAAGACAGGGATTACGATGGCCAatggaaaagaaggagaaataTCGGTGCCCTATTTGACATCAGTTACCGCTCTTATTGTATGGATTCCTCACCGTCCAACAGAAAAGATAGTTAGGGTGCTCTTCCCTGGAAATGCACCGCAAAATAAAATCTTCGAGGGCCTTGAGAAACTGAAACACCTCGACTTCCTGCGATACCCTGTGGCTACCCAAAAAGAAATGTCTTCCGGCGCACCTCCTCCCAttatcaaaacaacaaaaatgagaTCAAGAACTGACAGCAAAGAGAGTCTCAAGTCTTCACCGAAACCTCACTCTAAAACCACAAAGAAAGAAGCCGGTGGGCAGGAGGAAGAGTCCAAGAGTGAAATCACTAAAGAGAATAAGGTggaaaagaaggaagagaagaaattCAAAAGTCTAAAAGCCACCAAGCAACAGAAAAACATTGAGGTGGCCCCTGTGGCAGCcaagacagagaaaaagaaaatacccAAGGAAAAAAGTGCCAAGAATGAGAAGGTGTCCaagatggatgaaaagaaagacaaagagaaaaaagaaatcaagaaaGAGAAACGTGAAGTAAAGAAGGATGACAAtataagaaaagaagagaaaaaggaaagtaAAGCCAGGGAGGATAAAAAGAAGGACCCGAGTAAACCGGAGCTGAGGAAAATCACTAAACCTGACCTGAAGCCACTCACCCCTGAAGTGAGAAAAACTCTGCATAAGGCGAAGACTCAGGCTAAGCCGAAGACGGACAAAAACAAAGCCGTGAAAGAGGAAGCGCTTGAGAAAAAGCCAGTCCCGAAGAACATCCCAGAGGAGATCGCAGCAGCAGCTTTGGCTGACAGGTCCATCGTGTCCTCCCCAGAGGACCTCACTGAGGACTTTGAGGCTCTGAAACAAGAAGAGCGGTCCAAAGTGAAGACTGAGCCAATCCAGAATGACGTGATGTTTGGTCAGTCACTGCACACAGAAACCAAAGTCCCGTCTTTAGTTTTCAATGATGAGAAAGTCACATCACCAGCTACTGATGCAAAATCAGCTTCGCCCAAAACCCCTGTCGAACCGATAAAAGACGACAAAGACAAAGACGCTGCATTGCGAGTCGCAGCCGCTGAGAAGAGGGAACCAAGCGATGACTTCGACAAGAAGTACGAAgaggagaaaatggagaaaTATGACAAATACCTTGCAAAGGACGACGTAAGAGACAGATCGAAGAAGAGCGAAAGctcagaggaggagggtgacGTCATTGAAAAAGCTGACCTTGAAGGAACAGAAGACGACGAGTTCCTGAAATATAAAACAGAGGAGGCGAAAAGGGAGAAAACTGGAAAGGAATGGGACGACAAGCCGGCTGACCCAAAACCTCCGTCAACCACAGCCCCGTGTGGGCAAGCAGCAGCCTCCGCCTCGGAGCAGTTCTCCTTCATCCAAGACGAAACCATCCCCGGCTACTCCGAGACCGAACAGACCATCTCTGATGAGGAGATCCACGAGGAACCGGAAGATAGGATCCCACAGCTGCACTACGATGTGGGCTCCTACGAAGTCTCTGTCCCCGACGTCCCTGGTACCTTTGACTCCATGCACGGTATAAAAGAGATGAAGTGCCCCGGCCTGTCCGACGTCAAACCCAGAGCCTTCATGGGAGGTCACGAGCATGAACTTGCACATTACCCCACCATCCTCGCCGCTCCTCTTGCAGAGGAGGAGCACATCTCCTCGGCGACTTCCATCACAGAATATGACAAACTGTCGTCCTTTGCCACGTCTGTAGCCGAGGACCAGTCGATAGCCTCTGTGACGGCGCCTCAGACCGAGGAGGCTGGGAAGAACTCTCTGATGCTGGACACCATCAACAGTATTCCCTCACGGGCCGAGGCCGGCCAGGGGAAGGACTATCTCCACTCAGCGGGAACCATTTCGCCCACTTCTTCTCTGGAGGACGACAAGGGCTTCAAGTCTCCCTCCTCTGATGAGTACCAGCCCAACATTCCTGAGCTGGAGGGTGATGCAAAGATCAAATCGGTGCACgaagaagacgaggacgaggaggacgaggacgaggaccaGACTCCTAACGTCGACATCCCTCTGGGTAAACTGCAAGAGGGCTACGAACAAGCAGCCTTCATGATGCTCCAGGAGAAGCAGAAATCACCCTCTGCcaccttttctcctcctcctctcttttctacCTTGCAGTACTCTCCCACACAGGCTGTCAAAGAAAACCAGTCTCTCTTTAGCTCAGAGGGTTTTAAGACCGATATAAAGCCTATTTCACCCCCTTCGCCTTTCTCCCCTAAGTTAGAAGAGTTCCACTTCAGGCAGGAGAGTGAGGAAAGATGTCTAAGTCCAGATGATAGCACCATGAAACTGGCCTCACCCACACAGTCTGTCCCTACAAGCAGTGGCTACTCTCCAACAGAAGAGAAACCCTTTAAGATAGAAGACAAAGATGAAGCCGATAAATCAGCCAATGTCTCAGACAGTACGGCCTTTATCTGTGACAAGACAGCGTCTGAAGAGTCCGAAGAATCCAGTGAAGACaacgaggaggaagatgacTCTTACACCAAAAAGGATCTACAGCCCACTGTTAAGGCCAAGCTTATGGAGGCAAAAGAAGGTTGCTTCTTGGACGACGACTTCGCCTCTGAGGCAAAATCTGCCAAGATAGAAACAGAAGTCAAGAGCTCGGACAAGACGGAGGTGTTTTCCAGCACAGAGAAACCGCAATCTGAAGAGATTTACTCGGATGAAGATGAACAAGATGATGATTTCCAAAGTGGGGAAGGCTCCCATAAGCCCTTCTCAACAGAACAAAGTAAAGTAGACTCAGAAAAAGAAAGCGCAGAGGAAATAGATGCCGCTTTAAAGGAGCAAGATAAAAGTGTTCATTTCAGCCTCTACAATTATCCGGAGAAGGAAAGCAAGGAAAAGGCATTGTATATAAGACAGGACACGCCCTATGTTCATGGCAAAACATTCTCTTACAGTGACATATACGGCTCAGTGGACTCCGATTCGTATCGTCAGGAGTCTTTCGATAAAGTGGAGAAGGACTCTGCAAAAGATGAAGTGGATTCGCAGAAACTAGAGCCTCCCCTGGCTCCGGTAACAACCATGGACAAGATGTCAGAGAAGGAGGGATCTACCGTCTCTTATGGAAAAGAGTCCTCCGCCTCACCGTGGCTCGACTCAAAGAGCACTTCTGCTACCCCTCCATTTGAAGATGTCCAAAAAGAGGAGGCATTCGGATACGACACAGGTAGCCGATTCCCTTCAGTGGCTGATAGACCCGAGGCCTCGTCCACTTCTCTGTCGCCAGAAAGAGACGATTCTTTTAAAAGCCAGACTGACGGCACGAAGCCCCAGAAGTACTCCTCGATGACACCGTTTGACGACATTACCGCAGGCTACGGTGAGAAGGGAGGGTGTTTGGAGGTAGACATGCGAAAACTGACAGCAAGGGATGAGGAGGACTATGATGACGATGTCGTCGATGAAGACGATGATGACGAGGAAGacgaagatgaggaggaggacgaagacgacgacGGGGTTGCGGTTGATTCTGATATGGAGAAAGGCGCCAAAGAGAAGTCAGAGAAGGAAGTAAAAAGTCCAATCAGTGAAATGTTTTGCTCAAAGAGGCCTGAATTTATGGCTGGATACGGCCAGGGGATGCCAAGCAGCTCCAGCTCACTCGCAAAGACTGAACACGAAGCAAAGactgactcttcatccctcgCTGGAAAGCCAACAGATTTAGGAGCTACGGCTTTCTCTGGCTACTCCTCAGGGTTTGAGTACTCGTATGGGAGTGGTGAGAAAGACTTGTTTTTATCAAATCAGACCACAGATAAAGGTAAAGAGGATTTCACTTTGAAATCAACAGAGGACAGTTATTACCAGAATCAAAAAGCCGATGCTGATTCTGAGAAACAGAAAACACCAGACCTTCTGAGTAAGTCATCACTGGACACAAGCTTTCAGTACACGACCACCGCTGCCCCTGGGTACTCCTCTTCTTCGGCCTATAGctactcctcctccacctcgggCTCCCTCTCCACCAGTCGTCAGTTCGGAGAGGAGCTGGGGACGTCCGCCGAGCCTCTCTTTGAGTACTCCTCCTTTAAAGATGAACACTCACTGGTCATGGACCCTTCCTTCTCTGGCGGCGCCAAAGACGACTATCTGGAAGTGTCTGAGAAACAGATCGCAGCTACAACCGCGGCCGAGTCCACCTCCAGCTTAGCTCGTTTCTCACCCCAAAGCCCATTCGAGGAGGTCAAGTCCTTCCCCTCACTCTCGTCCACTGCCTTTGCCGATGACAAGAAGGAGCATACAACCTTATTGGGTGGAGTTACGGACAAAGGCCCTCAATCGGACTGCTTCTATAAGCCTGAATGGTCTGAAAGGTCCAAGCTGGACACGGCTGTTGGGTATGGGGCCTCAGCAGGACCGTTTGCTCAACATTCAGATATCTCCAAAGACAAAGAGGCATCCAGTGCCGCCCTGTTTGGTGTCACTTCATCACCGCGCCCTGACATAGAAGGCAAGCATTACTTTGAGGAGACGGACAGTagcgaggaagaggatgaggaggctTACATGCGTGAGATGACTCGGAGGTCGCCTTCCGGCGGCCTGGCTGGTAGCCTCTCATTTTCTGACAAGCCCGTTGCTCCAGCGGCCTGTGAAAAGACAGAAGGTGGTCTCCCCAATGTTCTCGGCTCCTACATGCCCTCACCTCTCCAGGCCAACAAGCAGGACACCATCAACGGCCCCACGGAGGTCAACGCAAGCGCCGCCTCAATCCCTGCTGGTGCGGCTGCTGGTGCAGCAGCCGGCGGTTTGTCTTCAGGCCCGCCCAAGGAGGAGCCCAGAGAGGGAGCAGCTTATAGGAGCTCTTTCGAGTGGGAGATGTCAAAGACCCAGATAGGGATGGTGCCCGGAGACTCCCCTCCCCACTACCGTCACGATGACGAGTTCGAAGAGGAGTGCGAGATGGAGCCAGAGCACCCGGCCCGCCCGCTGTCCCTCTCCTCAACCGATCAGCCGTTTCGCTCTCCGTTCTACGCCGAGGAGTGCAGCCGAGGAGGGCaggacgacgacgatgacgacgacaGCGATCCGGATCTTGCCGGCGATGTGCCCATGGGAGCCACCTCCTCTTACGCCAGTCGCAGCTCTCCTGGGTATTCCTCCTCCGAGAGCAGGCAGCCCAAACAGGACCTCTCGCCATCCTTCATCAACCCGTGCATGCGGCAGTTGTCCAGCGACGAGGACGATGAGGAGCGTGAACGCAGAAGCGATCAATCGCAAGAGGCCGATGGACACGATCTGTCGGCCAAGACGAGGGCTCACAAGCTGCCCCATCACCCCAGCGGCTCTCTGCAGTTAGCCGGCGGTATGTCGGCAGGGCTGGTTCTGGCCACGGAGGACACACCGCCCACCTCCGTCAGCGAGTCTTTAGGCTCTCAGTCAGACTCCGATGTCCCTCCAGGCACCGAGGAGTACCCTTCGGCCACCGGCGAAGGCAACATGGACTCAGACGAGGACGCAGACTACATGCCCATTGATAAATTATCTGCCACGGGAGGAGGAAGCCATCATTCCTCTAAGAGGAGCAACGACCCTCCTCCCGCTCCCCTCATGGACCCCTACCCTCAACCCCCACGCCCAGACGTTTGCATGGTGGACCCTGATGCTCTGGATAACGGCATAGTGAAGAAGGAGCCAAAAGCCAAGGGCTTAAAGAAGACTTCGGGGAAAACCAAATCGGCGTCCCCGGCCAGGCGCAAGAGGTCGCCCATGCCCGTCAAACAGATGCCGTCTCCTCGCAGCGCCTcgctgaagaagaaggaggccGACAAGAGCTCTCGCATGTCTCGCATGTCGGACGGACAGGGCTCCAAAGACGACGACCTCTCCAGGTCGAGCTACAACCCCGGCAAGACGCTGACCAACGGTGTCAAGAGCAGTTCAG GATCTCAGAAGACCGGCTCTGCAGTTGCTCCCGGCCTTCCCATTTATGTGGACTTGGCCTACATTCCCAACCACTGCAACGCCAAGAACGTGGACCAAGAGTTCTTCAAGCGCGTTCGCTCCGCGTACTACGTGGTGAGCGGGAACGACGCGGCGAGCGGCGAACCCGGCCGAGGAGTCCTGGACGCGCTGCTGGACGGCAAAGCTCAGTGGGGATCGAACCTACAG GTGACACTGATCCCGACCCACGACACGGAGGTGACCCGTGACTGGTACCAGCAGACCCACGAGAGGCAGCAGGAGCTCAACATCATGGTCTTGGCCTCCAGCAGCACCGTCGTCATGCAGGACGAGTCCTTCCCCGCCTGCAAGATCGAGTTCTAG